The Eubacteriaceae bacterium Marseille-Q4139 genome has a window encoding:
- a CDS encoding GGGtGRT protein: MALFESYERRIDKINSVLNSYGISSIEEAEKITKDAGLNVYEQVKKIQPICFENACWAYTVGAAIAIKKGCRRAADAAAAIGEGLQAFCIPGSVADQRKVGLGHGNLGKMLLEEDTECFCFLAGHESFAAAEGAIGIAEKANKVRKKPLRVILNGLGKDAAQIISRINGFTYVETQMDYYTGEVKEVFRKCYSADPESPRAKVNCYGANDVTEGVAIMWKEGVDVSITGNSTNPTRFQHPVAGTYKKECVEKGKKYFSVASGGGTGRTLHPDNMAAGPASYGMTDTMGRMHSDAQFAGSSSVPAHVEMMGLIGMGNNPMVGATVAVAVSIEEAAKAGKF; encoded by the coding sequence ATGGCATTATTTGAATCATATGAGAGAAGAATTGACAAGATCAATTCTGTTTTGAACAGCTATGGAATCTCTTCGATTGAAGAAGCAGAGAAGATCACAAAAGATGCTGGCTTGAACGTATATGAGCAGGTAAAAAAGATCCAGCCGATTTGCTTTGAAAATGCATGCTGGGCTTACACCGTAGGCGCAGCCATCGCCATCAAGAAGGGCTGCCGCCGCGCAGCAGATGCCGCAGCAGCTATCGGAGAGGGTCTTCAGGCCTTCTGTATCCCGGGCTCCGTTGCCGACCAGAGAAAGGTTGGACTGGGCCATGGAAACCTTGGAAAGATGCTGCTTGAAGAAGACACAGAGTGCTTCTGCTTCTTAGCCGGACACGAGTCCTTCGCAGCGGCAGAAGGCGCCATCGGCATCGCCGAGAAGGCAAACAAGGTTCGCAAAAAACCGCTCCGCGTCATCTTAAACGGCCTTGGAAAAGATGCAGCACAGATCATCTCCCGCATTAACGGCTTTACATACGTGGAGACCCAGATGGATTATTATACCGGCGAAGTGAAGGAAGTGTTCCGCAAGTGCTACTCCGCAGACCCGGAGAGCCCGCGCGCAAAGGTAAACTGCTACGGCGCCAATGACGTTACCGAGGGCGTTGCGATCATGTGGAAAGAGGGCGTTGACGTTTCCATCACCGGAAACTCCACCAATCCGACCCGCTTCCAGCACCCGGTAGCCGGTACCTACAAGAAAGAGTGCGTGGAGAAAGGCAAGAAATACTTCTCCGTTGCATCCGGCGGCGGCACAGGCCGTACCCTTCATCCGGACAACATGGCAGCCGGCCCGGCTTCCTACGGCATGACCGACACCATGGGACGCATGCACTCCGACGCACAGTTTGCAGGCTCCTCCTCCGTTCCGGCCCATGTGGAAATGATGGGACTGATCGGAATGGGAAATAACCCGATGGTTGGGGCTACGGTGGCTGTGGCTGTTTCGATTGAGGAGGCAGCGAAGGCTGGGAAGTTCTAA
- a CDS encoding helix-turn-helix transcriptional regulator encodes MYKNKAENGGNNICGQRIKEIRENLPEKTSQRKLADMLQLAGLDIDKNAVQRIESGKRFVTDIELKVIAEVLGISYDKLLN; translated from the coding sequence ATGTATAAAAACAAGGCGGAAAACGGTGGAAATAATATTTGCGGCCAGAGGATAAAGGAAATCCGGGAGAATCTGCCAGAGAAAACTTCCCAGCGGAAACTGGCAGATATGCTGCAACTGGCAGGATTGGATATTGATAAGAATGCGGTGCAGCGGATTGAAAGTGGGAAACGGTTCGTGACGGATATTGAGTTGAAGGTGATTGCGGAGGTGCTGGGGATTAGTTATGATAAACTGCTAAATTGA
- a CDS encoding recombinase family protein, giving the protein MTIYGYVRVSSTDQNEDRQMAAMQKKAVPPQNVFVDKLSGKDFKRPEYRRLVQKLKEGDLLYILSIDRLGRNYEEIQEQWRVLTKEKGIDVSVIDMPLLDTGQGKDLMGTFIADLVLQILSFVAQTECENIKKRQAEGIAAAKEKGVKFGRPEIAVPADFGQIVGKWEKRQLSFQEVLKRCGMSEATFYRRLREYRRPE; this is encoded by the coding sequence ATGACGATTTATGGCTATGTACGGGTTTCCAGCACAGATCAGAATGAGGACAGGCAGATGGCAGCGATGCAGAAAAAGGCGGTGCCGCCCCAAAACGTCTTTGTGGACAAACTGTCCGGGAAGGATTTTAAGCGCCCGGAATACAGGCGGTTGGTTCAGAAGCTTAAGGAGGGCGATCTTCTCTATATTCTCAGCATTGACCGCCTCGGGCGCAATTATGAAGAAATCCAGGAACAGTGGCGTGTTTTAACAAAGGAAAAGGGAATTGATGTTTCTGTCATCGACATGCCGCTACTGGACACCGGGCAGGGAAAGGATTTGATGGGCACATTTATTGCAGACCTGGTACTTCAGATTTTATCGTTTGTGGCGCAGACGGAGTGCGAGAACATCAAAAAGCGGCAGGCGGAGGGGATTGCCGCCGCCAAAGAAAAAGGCGTAAAATTCGGCAGGCCGGAAATTGCGGTGCCGGCCGATTTCGGGCAGATTGTGGGAAAGTGGGAAAAACGGCAGCTCTCGTTTCAGGAAGTGCTGAAGCGGTGCGGCATGAGCGAGGCTACATTTTACCGCCGCCTGCGGGAATATCGGCGTCCGGAATAA